The proteins below come from a single Ruegeria sp. THAF33 genomic window:
- the truA gene encoding tRNA pseudouridine(38-40) synthase TruA produces MPRYALKVEYQGEPFAGWQRQKDQPSVQGAIEQALSRIQPGAHTIAAAGRTDAGVHALGQVAHCDMAKDWDPFRLSEALNYHLKPQPVAIVDAARVTDDWHARFSAVERQYLFRILMRRAPATHDKGQVWQINHPLDVEAMQEGANMLLGRHDFTTFRSSICQAASPVKTLDELRVEQVQGFSGPEVHFHVRARSFLHNQVRSFVGTLERVGAGAWTPEEVREALEAADRAACGPVCPPQGLYLARVGYPEPVFD; encoded by the coding sequence ATGCCCAGATACGCGTTGAAAGTCGAATACCAGGGGGAACCGTTTGCCGGATGGCAGCGGCAAAAGGATCAGCCGTCCGTGCAGGGCGCAATCGAACAGGCCCTGTCCCGTATCCAGCCGGGTGCGCATACGATTGCGGCCGCAGGGCGCACCGACGCCGGCGTTCACGCGTTGGGTCAGGTCGCCCATTGCGACATGGCCAAGGACTGGGACCCGTTCCGCCTGTCCGAGGCGCTGAACTATCACCTCAAACCGCAGCCGGTGGCGATCGTGGACGCCGCGCGCGTGACCGACGATTGGCACGCGCGGTTTTCGGCGGTCGAACGGCAATACCTGTTCCGCATCCTGATGCGACGCGCGCCTGCAACCCATGACAAAGGGCAGGTTTGGCAGATCAACCATCCGCTGGATGTCGAGGCCATGCAGGAAGGGGCGAACATGCTGCTGGGTCGCCATGATTTCACGACCTTCAGGTCGTCGATTTGCCAGGCGGCGAGCCCGGTCAAAACTCTGGATGAGTTGCGGGTTGAACAGGTTCAGGGCTTTTCCGGCCCCGAAGTTCATTTCCACGTAAGGGCTCGGTCATTTCTGCACAATCAGGTGCGCAGTTTCGTCGGAACGCTGGAACGCGTGGGCGCCGGAGCGTGGACCCCGGAAGAGGTGCGCGAGGCGCTGGAAGCTGCCGACCGTGCGGCCTGCGGGCCAGTATGCCCGCCGCAGGGGCTGTATCTGGCGCGGGTCGGGTATCCGGAACCGGTGTTCGACTGA
- a CDS encoding VIT1/CCC1 transporter family protein: MTDHGHSPQEIAERINAPPGRGVLRDVVYGGIDGSVTTFAIVAGVAGAGLSPFVIVALGLANVLADGFSMAAGNYSGTKAELDNIRRIRAVEERHIALYPDGEREEVREILAQKGLSGDILIDATAEITSSTENWINLMIEGEYGLGSVDPHPMKAAVATFFAFLVAGMIPLLPFLASVPNAFAISAWMTMAVFFAIGALKSRWSLAPWWRSGIETFLIGGLAALIAYLVGSLFHP; the protein is encoded by the coding sequence ATGACGGATCACGGTCACAGCCCGCAGGAAATCGCCGAACGGATCAACGCGCCGCCCGGACGCGGCGTATTGCGCGATGTCGTCTATGGCGGCATCGACGGGTCCGTCACCACATTTGCCATTGTGGCAGGCGTTGCAGGGGCAGGTCTTTCCCCTTTCGTTATCGTGGCGCTTGGCCTGGCGAATGTTCTGGCTGACGGGTTTTCGATGGCTGCGGGCAATTATTCGGGCACCAAGGCCGAACTGGACAACATTCGCCGCATCCGCGCGGTCGAGGAACGCCACATTGCGTTGTACCCGGATGGTGAGCGCGAAGAAGTGCGAGAGATCCTTGCGCAAAAAGGGCTGTCTGGCGACATTCTGATCGATGCCACGGCAGAGATCACCTCGAGTACCGAAAACTGGATCAACCTGATGATCGAAGGTGAATATGGTCTGGGCAGTGTCGACCCGCATCCAATGAAAGCGGCTGTGGCCACCTTCTTCGCGTTTCTGGTGGCGGGGATGATCCCATTGCTGCCGTTTCTGGCGTCCGTGCCGAACGCGTTCGCGATCTCGGCCTGGATGACCATGGCTGTCTTTTTTGCGATTGGCGCGCTCAAAAGCCGGTGGTCACTGGCTCCCTGGTGGCGGTCGGGGATCGAGACGTTTTTGATCGGCGGGCTGGCCGCGCTGATCGCGTATCTCGTCGGGTCCCTGTTCCACCCATGA
- a CDS encoding GNAT family N-acetyltransferase — protein MTIILRRARSTDAGTIGSILHGFALENDWMPELHSCAETIAFCGRMIDLEWVTVAETEAGVVGFLALDGREIHSLYLDASVRGRGIGRQLLDHAKSARSELSLYAFQNNARACRFYERNGFAEVARSDGADNDENLPDIRFVWRSEDVING, from the coding sequence GTGACGATAATTCTGCGCCGCGCGCGCTCGACGGATGCGGGCACCATCGGGTCGATCCTGCACGGTTTCGCCTTGGAAAACGACTGGATGCCTGAATTGCACAGCTGCGCCGAGACGATCGCTTTCTGTGGTCGAATGATTGATCTGGAATGGGTGACCGTGGCCGAAACTGAGGCCGGCGTTGTCGGTTTTTTGGCGCTCGACGGTCGTGAAATCCATTCGCTTTATCTGGATGCTTCGGTTCGGGGCCGCGGGATTGGTCGGCAATTGCTGGATCACGCCAAATCGGCCCGCTCGGAGCTGAGCTTGTACGCGTTTCAGAACAATGCCCGAGCCTGCCGGTTTTATGAACGTAACGGCTTTGCCGAGGTGGCTCGCAGCGATGGGGCGGACAACGACGAAAACCTGCCGGACATACGGTTTGTCTGGCGCAGCGAGGATGTGATCAATGGCTAA
- a CDS encoding YcjX family protein, giving the protein MVISSLADSLVRGVETIGDSVSETFFEPVIRLGVTGLARSGKTVFITSLVANLLDRGRMTGLVAQQEGRINAAYLQPQPDDTVPRFDYETHLSALTGPTPHWPDSTRAVSELRLSFKARPAGLLAGLQGPRTVHLDIVDYPGEWLLDLALLDKSYADWSRETLERIEARSEAVEYLGQVNAADPSGAHDEPTAQALASSFTTYLNQARDAGYYDCTPGRFLLPGDLAGSPVLTFAPLVVSGPSRRRTLQREMERRYEAYKAQVVKPFFRDHFSRIDRQVVLVDALGAIHKGPQAVEDMRRAMADILSAFRPGRNAWLSQLLLGKRVERILFAATKADHLHHMQHPRLTAIIEALTREARDRANFAGARTEALSLASLRATTEELRHHDGTDLPCVRGTLLESGKQAAFYPGELPEDPAHLLGPARNGADAWLGEDYGFMAFAPAKLSLKPGDGPPHIRLDRAAQFLIGDRL; this is encoded by the coding sequence TTGGTCATCTCATCTCTGGCAGACAGTCTTGTGCGCGGCGTCGAAACCATCGGCGACAGCGTATCCGAGACGTTTTTTGAGCCTGTCATCCGCCTGGGTGTCACCGGGTTGGCGCGGTCGGGCAAGACGGTTTTCATCACCTCGCTGGTGGCGAACCTGCTGGATCGGGGGCGCATGACCGGGTTGGTTGCGCAGCAGGAAGGTCGGATCAATGCCGCCTATCTGCAACCGCAGCCGGATGACACCGTGCCCCGGTTCGATTATGAAACGCACCTGTCCGCCCTAACGGGTCCGACACCGCACTGGCCGGACAGCACGCGCGCGGTGTCAGAGCTGCGCCTGTCCTTCAAAGCCCGCCCAGCCGGCTTGCTTGCCGGCTTGCAGGGACCGCGCACCGTTCATCTGGACATCGTCGACTACCCCGGCGAATGGCTTCTGGATCTGGCCCTGCTGGACAAGTCTTATGCAGACTGGTCTCGGGAAACACTGGAACGTATCGAGGCCCGCTCGGAGGCGGTCGAGTATCTGGGGCAGGTCAATGCCGCAGACCCTTCCGGCGCGCATGACGAGCCGACCGCGCAGGCGCTGGCATCGTCGTTCACGACCTATCTCAATCAGGCGCGTGACGCGGGGTATTACGACTGTACCCCCGGGCGGTTCCTGCTGCCGGGGGACCTGGCCGGATCTCCGGTTCTGACCTTTGCGCCGTTGGTGGTGTCTGGCCCGTCGCGGCGCAGAACGCTTCAACGCGAGATGGAACGGCGATACGAGGCCTATAAAGCCCAGGTCGTGAAACCGTTTTTTCGCGATCATTTCTCGCGCATCGACCGGCAGGTGGTTCTGGTCGATGCGCTGGGCGCTATTCACAAAGGTCCTCAGGCGGTCGAGGATATGCGCCGCGCCATGGCTGATATCCTGTCGGCCTTTCGCCCCGGCCGAAACGCGTGGCTCAGCCAATTGCTGCTGGGCAAAAGGGTTGAACGCATCCTTTTTGCGGCGACAAAAGCGGACCACCTGCACCACATGCAGCACCCCCGCCTGACCGCGATTATCGAGGCGTTGACGCGTGAGGCGCGTGATCGGGCGAATTTCGCCGGAGCCCGGACCGAGGCCCTGTCTCTGGCTTCGCTGCGTGCCACGACCGAAGAACTGCGCCACCACGACGGGACAGACTTGCCATGCGTTCGGGGTACCCTGTTGGAGAGCGGCAAACAGGCCGCCTTCTACCCGGGAGAATTGCCCGAGGATCCAGCGCATCTGTTGGGTCCGGCCAGAAACGGGGCTGATGCGTGGTTGGGCGAAGATTACGGCTTCATGGCCTTTGCCCCGGCGAAGCTGTCGCTGAAACCCGGTGATGGCCCGCCGCATATCCGGCTGGACAGAGCGGCACAGTTCTTGATCGGAGATCGGTTGTGA
- a CDS encoding YcjF family protein: protein MAKGPVLIDLETDEPPADVAKAPPVPDIAQPQGQAMQSAARLAARKPSALARWFWGLALAVIGAAVSVAAWDFATSLVARTPVLGWIVTGLIAALVLVALMIAIRELAALGRLSRVDGLRRAADTALAEDDLAQARAVTNRIIAFYKGREDTRWGRERLAERMADQFDASALLELAEVELLAPLDEAASREVEAAARQVATVTALVPLALADVITALAASLRMIRRVAEIYGGRAGTLGGWRLTRSVFVHLVATGAVAVGDDLLEPVLGGSVLSKLSRRFGEGLVNGALSARVGVAAMEVCRPLPFSDRHKPSTRGIIKRALQGLFSKG, encoded by the coding sequence ATGGCTAAAGGCCCGGTTTTGATCGATCTTGAAACGGATGAGCCCCCTGCCGATGTCGCCAAGGCCCCGCCGGTGCCGGACATCGCGCAACCACAAGGGCAGGCGATGCAAAGCGCGGCGCGGCTGGCGGCGCGCAAACCATCGGCTCTGGCACGCTGGTTCTGGGGGCTTGCACTGGCAGTGATCGGGGCGGCCGTATCGGTGGCCGCGTGGGATTTTGCAACTTCGCTGGTGGCGCGAACACCTGTTTTGGGGTGGATCGTAACCGGGTTGATCGCCGCGCTGGTTCTTGTGGCGCTTATGATCGCAATCCGTGAACTGGCCGCATTGGGGCGATTGTCCCGTGTGGATGGCCTGCGCCGGGCCGCAGATACCGCGTTGGCAGAGGACGATCTGGCTCAGGCCCGCGCAGTCACCAATCGTATCATCGCATTCTACAAGGGCCGGGAAGACACGCGCTGGGGCCGCGAACGATTGGCCGAGCGGATGGCGGATCAGTTCGACGCGTCGGCTCTGCTGGAGCTTGCCGAAGTTGAGCTGTTGGCGCCTCTGGACGAAGCCGCCAGCCGCGAGGTCGAGGCCGCGGCCCGGCAAGTTGCAACCGTGACCGCATTGGTGCCATTGGCGCTTGCGGATGTGATAACCGCGCTGGCCGCGTCATTGCGGATGATCCGCCGGGTTGCCGAAATCTATGGCGGGCGCGCGGGTACGTTGGGCGGCTGGCGTCTGACCCGCAGTGTATTTGTGCATCTGGTGGCGACAGGGGCGGTTGCAGTCGGCGATGATCTGCTGGAGCCTGTCCTGGGCGGTTCCGTTCTGAGCAAACTGTCACGCCGGTTCGGCGAGGGTCTGGTCAACGGGGCCCTCAGCGCTCGTGTGGGTGTGGCCGCGATGGAGGTGTGCCGCCCGTTGCCCTTCTCGGACAGGCACAAACCTTCGACGCGGGGCATCATCAAGCGCGCCTTGCAGGGCCTGTTTTCCAAGGGTTGA